GACCAGTCCCCGCTTCGAGCGTGATGAAGTGGACGAGGGAGTTCCCTGGTTGGACTTTGACGAATTCGAACAAGGCTTCCGACTGGTCGTTTTCCTCGTTGCGCATCGTCCCAGACTCATACACTGCATTCCGAGTCTCCTTATTCATCAGATCGTACTCGTCCGTGGTGTAGGTGTATCCCTCGATCACACGGGATTTGATGGCGAAGTCCTGATCACCAGTCCCTGCGAGACCGTACGTGATGGTCCCGACGTTGAGTGACTCGTCAAGTGTCGCTGGCTCGTTGTACGTGTACTCTTCAGCCACGAGATCGTCATCGAGTGACCGCAGGAGATCTAACCCCGTCAGTCGCTCTTTGCTAGTGAACTTCTCGCCGTTGACCTGCGCGTGGAGTTTTCCATCGAATTTTTGCGTCTCCGAACGATTCGTCTTCGAGTTCCGGAACAGGGTTGGTTCGGTAATCTCTCGCTTTACCACCAGCGTAATGGATGGTTTTTCGCAGCGGTAGATGTCGAACGAGTCAACAAGGCCGATGTCTGGGTATGTGAGTGTCATTGGTGTCTGCTTGGTGTTAGTCGTCGGATGCGTCACTGTTAATTTCGGTGAGACACTGTTCGTAGGCGTAGCGATAGGCGTTGACTAGGGCATTCTCCCAGTCAGAGAGCTTTTTCAGCTCGTACAGGTCATTCGCACGGAGATACGACCGGATCGCTTCGACGAACGCTTGGGCTTCGTCGGTGGTTGCATATCCAGCGTAATCCTCTCGATCTGCGGCGTCGTACACCTGTGCTTCAACGTAAGAGAGCGTGGCGTCTTCGTCCAGGCCCTGACTTTTCGCGCTGAGGAACGCCTCGATCGCCTCTCTGAACACCTTCGTCTTCTTGTATTTGCTATCATACTGTACGCCGAATAAGTCGATGCCCCGCTGGGCGACTGTTTTCATATCCATGAATTGTTGAGTGTGGTACGATTCGATGTAGTCCCTGAGCTCGTCTCGCCATATTGCCCGCTCGTCGTTGGAGAGGGCAAAATCAGTCAACTCGTGGAACGTGTCTTGTTCCAGTTGGAGGTACGGATTGTTCATCCCGGCCTGCTGGCCGATAATGCTGATGAGTCGGCATAATTCGAGAGTGCGTTGGAGGTGTGACTCCTCGTAATTCTCCTCACGCTCGATGAACGCCGGCAGCGGCCCAAACCGGTCTGCCTCATCGAGATGCAACAGTTCCTGTTCTCGGATCGGATCTTCATCGAGGAACGCTGCATTCGAGCTCGCAAACCGAGTGAATGGCCGACCCAATACGACCTTCATCCCGGTTGATTGTGCAGCCTCTAACAGTTGGCGGACGACGACCATCCGGTGGTTTTTGTCTGCCATCGACGGATGGCCGCCAAACCGGAAGGGTTGCACGTAGTACTGTGGTCCGACGAGACTAGTTGTTACCTCCGTGTCGCCGAGATCGGGGATCTGGCCCTGTTGGAGGCCAATTCGGTCACTTCGAAGGCGAATATCCCCGACGAAGTCATCGAAGTAATAGTACGCCACGTCGACCTTGGAATTGAGTCCCACCCCGTGGCGATCACACAGATCCGCCAAAAGTGCGTATTCTAAATTACACACTTCACAAATCTGTTTAAATTCACCATGGGGCTCAACTCGCCGAGAGAACTCGTACGACCGGTATACGGTCGAATGGCCCTTCTGGTAGCTGGTATCGGTCTGCCCACCGCACAGGAAACACATCTGCTCTTTTCCTGGAAGCTCAGCCACGGATAGAGGGTCGAAAAACCGATCAACAGCAGTACCGATCGCGTCGTTTTCCGGCTCGAGATCTGCATGGAGTTCGGGGCGAATTGCAGCTGCGAACTCCGCAAGGAACGATCGATGCTCATCGAAATGCCGAATCAGATAGGCGATGAAGTGAATTTTGACCTTCTGTGGCCCCTCTCGCTCACGAATTCTATCGTAGGCCTCTTGGATAGCGTCGTCGTCGAACTCCGATTGGCCGTCGATATAGATCGCCTTCGCAAGGATCGGGAAGTACTCATCAAACGCTTCGGGAATCCATTCGAACCCTTCAACGCCAGCGGTTCCATCGTGGAGGAGTTCACGAAACGTCTGTGCGATAATCTCCTCTTTGAGTGTTGGATCGAGGGCGAACTCAGCTAGAATATCGTAATCGAAGGAGTTCCAGTTCAGTTTACACGAGAACGAATAGCGGTCGCTTTCGATGAGCTGCTCGCTCAATCTCGCGTGTACGTGCTTTTGGATCGTATCCCGATCAATTGACTCGCCCAGATAGAGAATTGTCTCGTCAGTGCTTCCGACGACGACGCCGTATTCGTCTTCGCCAGCTTCACCCGAGATGACTTCCTTGGTGGCACCGAGTAGCTCGTCGTTAAGAATGGGCTGTTCGATCGCGTGACAGTCGAAGCGGTGGACAGTATCCGTGTCAAACTTCTTCTGTAGCGCCGAGTGTCCCGCTTTGACACCATCGCGGAGAATGGCAGACGCGATCTGATCACCTGCACGGCAGTATCGTTCGAGACCAACGAAATCGGTTGGGGTGCCCCGCGTCTCTCGGCTGTCTTCGTTCACCTCGGTATGTTGCACGAGATAGTGGAGATCGTCGCGATAGCCCGAGCCAAGGAAGTCCTCAATGCCGAAATCATCACCATTCGAGAAATAGGCCTCGAACGCTTCACCTGTGTTGCCGTCTGTTTCGACATCGTAGGCTTCACGGACGTATTTGTTGGTATCGTGCAGCGCCAGTGCTGCGGCGAGCACTTTGATATCTTCTTCGAGCGTTTCGATGTCGTGGCCATTACTGACTGCCGTGTACACGAACGTATTCACACCGATCGTGATTGCGTTGATAAGGTGGGCAGCCAATGACGTGGTCTCATCGGGTGCGGTTTTAGCGTCATACGCACCAGCGTGTTCGATGATGTTTTCGATCAGTGGTGATTCTATGATGTAGCGGTGAGCATACCGTGCTGCGCTTGCTGGTGAATCTGCGAAGTTCATTGACCAACCTCCACAGCGACAGCACCACACCCACGCGCGACGAAGCCACCGACGCCCCCGAATTCGCCAAACAGCGCGAGCGCTGTCACCGCCGTCCGAACCGCCTCGCTCGCGCCCTTGAACTTGTAGGTGCACTGCCCGGAGAAGCCCTGACGTTGGATGGGCCGACCGTCTTCGCCACGGTTCACGAGGACGCTGTGGGAGTCGAGCGACCGGAAGTCGGGCTTCTCGATGAGGTTTTCCTCGAAGTCCGCTCGGGTCAGGCCCAGTTCCAGTTCGTCGGCCTGTTCGGTCGGCACCGTCTTGTTCCAGCGACGCAGCAGCGAGCGGAACGTGCTCGCTCGATGAGGGAACATCGTGGTGATCTCAGCCGTTTCCCGAATACACGTCGGCGTCCGGAACGTCAGTTCGAGCTCGACATTCGGCGGAGCCTGCTCAACCAGTTCAGCTGCATCGGCTAGCAGTTCCTCGTGCGTCGCGTTCATGCTCGCGAAGTTCCGCACGTGGAAGCTGCCGCGATCAAGGTCCAACGAGTCACCACTGAACACGAACGCGTCCGCGAGCGCTTCGAACACGTCTTGATCACGCGGATCGGTGACGCCGAGATCAAGCGTGTAGGTCTGGTCCGTGATCGTCCGTTGGTGATGCTTTCGCTCACTGTTCGCGAACGGTCCCACCAACCCACTGTTGTGGAGACTCCCGAGGGGGGCGTCGTGGAGCCGCTCGCTCACTCCCGCGGAAACGTCTCCGAGCGCCGAAAGCAGCGCTCCGTACACCTGATAGCCGTTCCATGTCGGCACAGCGAACGCACCCTCTGGCTCAAGTGTCAATGTAATCTGTCGCATGGTGTCACCTGAAGAGTCGGATTATTTCCGACGGGAATCGATCGACTGATGGCAGGAATTACGGCGCTATCCATTGCTGGAACCCTCCCTGACAGCTCGGGCTGATAATCTCTGCCTGCTAGCCACAACTGTTATCCATCGGTGTTTCAATTTGTATCACACATCTCTGCATGGAGTATCACCCACTAAATCCTTTCGATATTCTGAGACGATCCAATGTATCTGAGATTCACGTCTTTGATCCCATTCTAATAGGACGGTGTTGTTTTATCGCTGCAGTTCGAGGAGCATGACAATGCGAACATATCTTTCTCCGATCGGCTACAATAGCACGAGTGTGACTCGGACGGTGTTGAGTCATGGAGTAGATAGGGATGATCAGATCGTTCTGATTCGGCCGACAGCGGAGACGGATACCAGTCGTGCAGACGAGGCGATCAACGATGTGCAGCGGCTGCTCGGGGAAGTCCAGCCGGAGATTGCGGTGACAACGGAACGGATTCCACACGACGATTTTGAAACGGCTGTGGTCCGGTGTCAGGAGTTACTCCAGGCAGCTGGGGGCGCTGTGACGGTTAATCTGGGGGGTGGGGCGCGTGATATTCTGCTGCCGCTGATGACAGCTGTCCTCACAGAGATCCAGCAGATCGATAGCGTTCTCATTTTCAGCGATGTTGATGGCAAGGTCCGTGAATGGGAGCTGCCGACCCTCAGCACTACCGTGTCCGACACTGTGTATGAGACTCTTACCGCCATCGCCGAGGTCGACGGAGAGATCTCGATACCGCAACTCACGGAGACCACTGGCCGTCCAAAGAGCACGGTGGCCCGGCATGTTGATCTTCTCGAACAGAACGATGCTGTCGCCGGGCGGCGCGAGGGGAAAACGAAGCGTGTGTCACTGACCCTGACAGGGCGACTGGTGGTGAACGGTGAGTGAGGGGGTGAGTTGGGAGACGAACGTCCCGACTCCACTCTCGGAGTCACCCCCGGGAGGAGAAGCTACGTGGACCTTTATAAGGTCTGTGTACAGGGGGGGTCCACGAAGACGGGGCGATTGCTCACGGAATGAGAAACGTTTATACGCTCTATCGACGCATATTCACCCCCTGTCACAGTACCCTAGAAACCCAATACGGGATTGAAACAAGGCTCCAAAGAGGCGACCTCGAAGACTGATTACGTCACAGTACCCTAGAAACCCAATACGGGATTGAAACTCGATTGCTGTCACCTGTCCATCCGCCTCTCGATGAGTCACAGTACCCTAGAAACCCAATACGGGATTGAAACGAATTCAAAGCCACCGACGACGAGCGCCGTGTGGCGATGTCACAGTACCCTAGAAACCCAATACGGGATTGAAACGATGCGTGCCTGGGAGTCCTCACTCGAAGTCATTGGGTCACAGTACCCTAGAAACCCAATACGGGATTGAAACAGCGTTCCGTTCTCGATGAGGTCCCACAACGTTTGTCACAGTACCCTAGAAACCCAATACGGGATTGAAACACCGATTAAGCGGAGGTCCGAGCGCAGGAGGATGTGGTCACAGTACCCTAGAAACCCAATACGGGATTGAAACCGTAGCAGAAGACTTATCCTCCGATAGTCATATCGCAGTCACAGTACCCTAGAAACCCAATACGGGATTGAAACAAAGGTCGGTCGTGACGGCCTATACCCCGGATTTCGTCACAGTACCCTAGAAACCCAATACGGGATTGAAACCTGGCTCGGGACGTAGTTCGGCGGGAAGTTAGCGACAGTCACAGTACCCTAGAAACCCAATACGGGATTGAAACTTTCTTGTCCGTCTCGGTCCATTCGCTACGGTCGTCACAGTACCCTAGAAACCCAATACGGGATTGAAACAACCAGAGATCCTCTTTGAACCCGTCGTCAGCCCGTCACAGTACCCTAGAAACCCAATACGGGATTGAAACGCCAGCGAGTCGAGATCAATGCACTTCCACCGTCCGTCACAGTACCCTAGAAACCCAATACGGGATTGAAACTGAACGAGGTCTTCCATTGATCTGAGAGCCCGTCTCGTCACAGTACCCTAGAAACCCAATACGGGATTGAAACGTCGATCCACCACCATGCCGCGATCGCGCCGGAGAGTCACAGTACCCTAGAAACCCAATACGGGATTGAAACCCTGCTGTACCCGCGGCAACACATGAGGCGTACAAAGGTCACAGCACCCTAGAAACCCACTACGGAATTGAAACGATATCAGTGTCGATGTACACGGGAGTTCCGGCTCGAACTCGGCAGCGTCCATCACAGCACATTACAGACGAATCTTCGCCGGGTTGAAGCACGTTCTTTATGGGCTATCGGTAATATGGAGGTCCCCATCGACGGCATACAGATACCCTTTCGAGAGCAACCGATCGAGGACGCTGTGGGCAACGGACGGCTCACAGTCGAGCTCTGCGAGTGCGGTGACGGCCACCGCTCGTGAAAAGCTGTCTGCAACCGGCTCGTAGTCTTCATACAGTCGCTCAAGCGCGGCTTGTTCGGTGCGGCCAAGCGGCGTCTGCTGGTTCCGCATAGAGACGTAAACGGTCCCAATTACCGAGACTGTTCGGATACACGCCAGTATCGGCGACAACGAGACATCAAGGGGAGTTGCTCCGGGCTGTCGTCCCGTTCGTGGATCGCACGCCTGTTCAGTTCTCGGAGATCATCTCACAGACCACGGAGCATATCGAGGGGCAGAGTCGTGTAGTACCCCATCGCATATCTCATTCAGATCACAGTGATACAACGCTGTTCGAAGAGCATCCTCCAGAGTGAGCGGCCTCGCACAAACAGTCCGATCGTCGTCATATAGGTCGGTGTGTTTTACTTACTAGAGACTGATATTCTAACCATGGATTCGTCCTCCGACAACCGTTCGATTGATGTCTTGTTTCCAGTACTTCCGGTACAAATCGGGATATCTAAAGCCGAACAGGTCTTGTGTCATGACCAGGTGCCGATCGCGCAGCTTATCATGATCGGATTGGGGCTGTTCTCGATGTATCTGATTGTGAAGTTCGTGCTCCGGCTGATGAAGGGGCTCGACAAAGCCGGAAGCATTCACGTCGATCGAGGCTATTTCACCCATCAAGTACAGGATAGCTTCTACTCGCTGGTGGCAGCCTTGCTGCCGGTAGTCGTTCCTGTGTTCCTGAACCTCGTTGGAATCAACGTCGTCGAGTGTTTATTGTGAGCAGCAGATTTCACGCTGAGCCGATCCCTACTCAAGCTTCGCATGGGCCTTCGATACATCAACTATCTGCTATACTTGTACAGTCTGTTTTCTCAGATTAGATCGAAGGATAGGCTTCCGCTATTCGCCGAGTTGCTTCACTGTCCACTCTGATCGGTCTTCCCATTCCTCGATTACCCTTTCTGTCGGGTGTAGCTTTTCGATATCAGAATTACGAAGAAAGCGCTGTTTTGTGTGAATGGTGATTTTCCTTTTCTCTGATATAGAAGGAACTACTGTACAATGCCGGCACGCAGAACGAGACGATTATACACGTTGAATTCTGATCACGAGTACAAGGTCCATCGAATAGCTGGAGTGGCCCATATAGATCTTTATCCGCTCGGGGATACGTCACGTAGTCAGGTTGCTTCGTGGTGAGTACCACGTCACCTACACGCTTATGTTTGCTCCGCGAGGCGATGACGTCGATTATCCATTCCGCGCCGTCCCAGAGCATTTCGTTGACAAGATTGGGAAAGCACTTCTGTACCACGGCGTCCAAATGCGGCATGACGGTCACAAGACTGGGGAAAATCCCGCATACGAAATGACGAAATACGTTAGTGCTGAAGTTTCACCGAAGGAGGTTATCGATAAGGTGGATCAGTGTGTTATGGAGGCTACACAGCTAACTGACTTCACCGATGTTCTCGAGTGACCTGCTTCAGCCTGTCTTTTGCGGAGAGAGCCGTTCAAAGCGCTCAGTATCGTTTGAGACCACTCAGTAGAGCTTCGTCAATTTCAGTTCGGTGTAGTCGATGTGATACAGGACGTCCTCCCTATTGCGACACCGCTGACGGAAGTCATCTCCCGAATCATACCTGTCCAAATGAGTTTTCATAGTGAACTGTATGACCTCTTCATCGGCGTCGAGAAGTCTGCCATAATAGTTGTCCGACGGTTAGTCGCCATACAATTCCGCATACGTCTCGCGGGCTTGTTTGGCATCAGCAGCATCCGTGACGCTCCCGGAGATCCATATATCATCGAGAGAGTGGTAGTTATTGAAGTCCACTTCAACCCACGTCTGCAGTAATCGCTCAGGGACAAGTCTGTCACGCGTTCAGTGATTGGTGATGCACGTGGTGTCCGAGAACCAGGTTCGGGACAGTGACCGACGAGGAGGAGGCTGTGTTCGCCAGTAAGTCCGTCACCTCCCAAGCCGAGGCACTGGCTTCGTTCCTGTGAACGATCGGCAACGATAGACGGAGCGTGCGGAGGACAGTCACGTCGCTCGGCTCAATCGCGACTACCGGCTTCAGCGCGGGTCGCAGACGCCATCGTCACCGCCACCTGAGTCGCGGCGATCGGCTATGCCAGCATCACGGTCGCCGCTCGGGCGCAGTACTGAGCCAACGACACCGTGCTCGGCGAGCGCGGCGTCACCCACCTCGCAGTCGATACCGATCGGTACCCGGCCTAGGTGGCCGACCGTGTCCGTGAGACTGTCGTTGCCGTTCACGACGAGTCGCCGGAACTGGCGTAACGGACGGGGGAGGCCCACCAGAGCTGGCTCCCCTGCAATAGGGCACCCGCTATGCGACCATGGGGACGTTTCATCCAACCAGTGAACAGATTCGTCGGTAGGCCGCTCGGTCCTTAGTCGTGCCCGATAGTGCATCGTGGCACCCGGAGCTGTTGGGAAAAGTGCCGAGAGGGATTCTTTGTCTCATTACGAGAGACGATCTCCCAGTGTCCCCCGTTTCATAAGAGACCAATTAATACCATTATGTAGTAACGATGCGTCCAAAAATCGCCCGACAGCGCAGCCGGTCAGGGATCGTGGTCAGGGATCGGCGAATATCGTAGTTTATTTCTGATGTATAAATCCAAGAAACACCATACAGCGAGGGTGGTCAGGGATCGCCCGAAAGGAGGGCATCTCTGAGAACGCCTGGTCAGGGATTCATCGCCAGACGGGACGGGATCCGGTCAGGGTTCCCCCCCAAAAACCAACTGATATAGAGGGGGGGCAAAGCCGTTGGTTTTCGAATAGGGAAATACTATTCAGTCACAGAAATATGTTTAATATCC
This Halocatena salina DNA region includes the following protein-coding sequences:
- the cas7d gene encoding type I-D CRISPR-associated protein Cas7/Csc2; protein product: MTLTYPDIGLVDSFDIYRCEKPSITLVVKREITEPTLFRNSKTNRSETQKFDGKLHAQVNGEKFTSKERLTGLDLLRSLDDDLVAEEYTYNEPATLDESLNVGTITYGLAGTGDQDFAIKSRVIEGYTYTTDEYDLMNKETRNAVYESGTMRNEENDQSEALFEFVKVQPGNSLVHFITLEAGTGPMLLYVLHNLLNTGRYGAKETRTGRNVRNSIVGLILGEHDTSLSTGELLMEYTDADTETQIETSLNAYIDDARRSDWEVYGDLEGAEPFPDWYDRLEEVASREAADADEVLREEFDSLTRAAKAFFDDDD
- the cas6 gene encoding CRISPR system precrRNA processing endoribonuclease RAMP protein Cas6, with the translated sequence MRQITLTLEPEGAFAVPTWNGYQVYGALLSALGDVSAGVSERLHDAPLGSLHNSGLVGPFANSERKHHQRTITDQTYTLDLGVTDPRDQDVFEALADAFVFSGDSLDLDRGSFHVRNFASMNATHEELLADAAELVEQAPPNVELELTFRTPTCIRETAEITTMFPHRASTFRSLLRRWNKTVPTEQADELELGLTRADFEENLIEKPDFRSLDSHSVLVNRGEDGRPIQRQGFSGQCTYKFKGASEAVRTAVTALALFGEFGGVGGFVARGCGAVAVEVGQ
- the csa3 gene encoding CRISPR-associated CARF protein Csa3, yielding MTMRTYLSPIGYNSTSVTRTVLSHGVDRDDQIVLIRPTAETDTSRADEAINDVQRLLGEVQPEIAVTTERIPHDDFETAVVRCQELLQAAGGAVTVNLGGGARDILLPLMTAVLTEIQQIDSVLIFSDVDGKVREWELPTLSTTVSDTVYETLTAIAEVDGEISIPQLTETTGRPKSTVARHVDLLEQNDAVAGRREGKTKRVSLTLTGRLVVNGE